TTTGTCGGCAACTCGGAAAATGCGGTGCGCAGCCAGGTCTATGTGGCGATGATCGTCCACCTGCTGCTGGCGTACCTGAAGTTCCGCTCCAAGATCGGTTGGAGCCTCCAGGAGATGATCCAGTTGCTCCAGCTCAATGTCTTCAAGCGTACGGACCTGGAGGCGTTCTTCAAGCCGCCAGGGAAAATCTCAAAGATCGATGCCAGTTATCCGCTGCTGGCAATGGCGAGTTAACCGGACAGCAATGATTAGATTTCAAGCTCCCGCGGCGTTCGCCGCGTGGCCCCGCCTGGAGCGTGGCCGTCCTTATAACTGGGGCGCGAAAATGAAAGAATTTTCTGCTCCCAGTAATATCAGCTCCCAGTGGTGGGGCGTATCGAGTCCGCGCGATAGCGGGCGATTTCAGCCAGATGCTGTCCGCATTGTGCGGGTGCAAGGCGGGACCCTACTAAAGAACGATGGAAAAAGCTTCCCCTTTCTCGGTTTCGCGGACAAGAGCCTTCCCTCCCATTATTTCCAGGATTTCGGCGACCGGGGTGTTAGCCCCACTGAGCCGGCGCGCCTGGGGCGTTAACCAGACCGTGACATTCTGATCATCCTGTCGTCACATGGAATCCGTAAGCAGAATCTCTTGAAGCGTTGGATGCTTTTGCGCCATGAACGCGGGTCCGGCCCTGTCTGGATGAAGGCCATCCGGCCCGCCAATCCATCAGGAGATTCATTCCATGCACCGATTGATTCCCGCCATTATGTTCGTATTCGTCGTGTGTTTTTTCGCTACTGCCGCCATGGCGCAGGAGGACTGCCCGCGCGGGGCGCTGGATAAACGGTTCTGCGACCGTGACGGTGATCTCGTGGCCGACGCGCCGACCGATCAGTCCGAGCTCGTCGACCCCGACACCCTCATTTTCGCCTACACCCCGGTTGAGGATCCCGAGGTGTACCGCGGCGTGTGGGAAGATTTCCTTGCGCACATGAGCAAGGTGACCGGTAAGAAGATCGTGTTCTTCCCCGTGCAGTCAAACGCGGCCCAGCTGGAAGCCATGCGCGCCGGACGCCTGCACGTTGCAGGTTTCAACACGGGGTCCAACCCCATTGCCGTGAACTGCGCCGGTTTCGTGCCCTTTGCCATGATGGCGGCCAAGGACGGCTCCTTTGGCTATGAGATGGAGATCGTCACGCATGTGGACTCCGGCATCAAGGAGGTCGAGGACATCAGGGGCAAGAGCCTGGCCTTCACCCAGCCCACCTCCAATTCCGGCTTCAAGGCGCCTTCGGCCATTCTCAAGGCGGAGTTCGGCATGGAGGCGGAAAAAGACTTCACGCCTTCGTTCTCCGGCAAGCACGACAACTCGATTCTCGGCGCCGTGAACAAGGACTACGACGCAGCCGCCGTGGCCAACTCAGTACTGAACCGTATGATCGAGCGCGGTGTGGTGGATGCTTCGCAACTGCGCACAGTATACAAGTCCCAGACCTTTCCCACCACCGGCTACGGCCACGCATACAACCTGAAGCCCGAGCTGGCCGAGAAGGTCAAGGAAGCTTTCTTTACCTACGAGTGGGCAGGATCGCCTCTGGCCGAAGAATTCAGCAAGAGCGGTGAGGAGCAGTTCATTCCGATCACCTATAAGGAGCACTGGGCCGTCATCCGCACCATCGACGAGGCCAACAACGTCTCCTACGACTGCCAGTAAGCGCCACGACATGCTGCACATCCAAAACCTGTCCAAACGGTATTCCACCGGCGACCTGGCGTTGTCGGACGTGTCGCTCGAGGTCGATGCAGGGCGAGTCGTCGCCCTCATCGGCCCCAGCGGCGCGGGCAAGAGCACGCTGCTCCGCTGCGTGAACCGACTCGTCGAGCCCACCAGCGGGTCGGTCTTTCTGGGAGAAGCCGAATTGACGCGCCTGCGCGGCGGAGCACTGCGCGCCGCCCGGCGCCGCATCGGCATGATCTTCCAGGAATACGCCCTGGTGGAGCGGCTCACGGTCATGGAGAACGTCCTCTCCGGCCAGCTGGGGTATGTGGGGTTCTGGCGCAGCTTGACGCGGCGTTTTCCCCAGGCCGCGGTCGAGGACGCTTTTCGACTGCTCGACCGCGTGGGCCTGGGCGAGTTCGCGGACAAGCGCGCCGACGCCCTTTCCGGAGGGCAGCGCCAGCGGGTGGGAATTGCCCGGGCGCTGATCCAGCGCCCGGACCTGCTGCTCGTGGACGAACCCACGGCCAGTCTGGACCCGAAGACCGCCTTGCAGATCATGCGGCTCATCGTGGAACTGAGCAGGGAACGCGATCTGCCGGTCATCATCAACCTGCACGACGTGAACCTTGCGCGGACCTTCGCCGACTCCATCGTAGGGCTGCGCCTTGGCCGTATCGTCTTCCAGGGCCAGGCCTGTGAGATAACCGTCCAGACCCTCAACGAGATATACGGCGAGGAGGACTGGAGCGCGACCCTGACCCACCAGACATCCAGGGAAGAGGAAGCCGATCTCCTGAAAAGTGCCTCCCGGCTGGAGCTGCTCACGGCGGATGTGCACTCATGACCGGTTCATGGTCGAAAATTCGGTTTAAACCACACTCGGGGATTCGAACGTGAGCGAGATCGCAGCTGCAGCTCCGCGCACATGGAGACGGCCCAAGCTCATTCCGGACGCACGGTTGCGCTGGGGGCTTGTCGTCCTGGCGCTGGCCTACGTCTTCCTGGCGCTCATGGATGTGGACGTCAACTGGCCGCGGGTCATGGAAGGCCTCGGGCGGGCGGTGCAGTTCCTCCAGGCGTTCGCCCAGCCCGACTTCGTCACCCGGTGGAGCGAGATCAACGAGGGCATCCGGGAGAGTCTGGCCATGACTTTCACCTCCACGGCCCTGGGCATTCTCCTGTCCATTCCCGTTGGGATCGGAGCGGCGCGGAACATGGCGCCCATTCCCGTCTACCTCGTCTGTCGCGGCATTATCACCGTATCCCGCACGTTTCAGGAGGTGATCATCGCCATCTTCATGGTGGCCATGTTCGGGTTCGGCCCCCTCGCGGGGATGGTCACGTTGTCTTTCGCCACCATCGGGTTTCTGGCCAAACTCCTGGCCGAGGACATAGAGGACATCGACCCCACGCAGGTGGAGGCCATACGCGCCACCGGCGCCGGCTGGATGCAGGTCGTGGTCTACAGCGTGTCGCCGCAGGTCATGCCGCGTCTGGTCGGTCTGTCCATGTACCGGCTCGACATCAACTTCCGCGAATCGGCCGTCATCGGCATCGTTGGCGCGGGCGGCATTGGCGCCACACTGAATACGGCCTTCAACCGGTATGAGTACGATACGGCCGCGGCCATCATCATTCTCATCATCCTGATCGTGCTGCTGGCCGAGTACGCATCCGGAGTAATTCGCAAAAGGTTGCAGTAATGGCGACGTTTGAGTGCGATGGAAAACGGTGCTGGCGGTATCTGGAGCCACGCCAGAGCCTGTGGATGTGGCTGGGCTGGCTGCTGACAGTGGCCGTGCTGGTGGTGAGCCTGCGGGCAATCGACGAGTCCACCATGTGGATATTCGTGTGGGACGCGGCCTCCCGCGGTGCGGACATCGCCGAACGCATGACCCCGCCGCGCTGGTCGTACATGAGCGTGCTGTGGAAGCCGTTGTGGGATACCATCAACATCGCCACGCTGGGCACGCTGCTCGGCATGGTGGTGTCGTTTCCGGTGGCGTTTCTGGCTGCGCGCAACACCACGCCGAGCGCGGTGTTCGTTCGCCCGCTCGCGCTGCTGGTCATCGTGTCGTCGCGCTCCATCAACTCACTTATCTGGGCGATACTGCTGGTGACGATCATCGGCCCGGGACTGCTGGCGGGAATCATCGCCATCGCCCTGCGGTCTATCGGGTTTCTCGGCAAGCTGACGTACGAGGCCATCGAGGAGATCGACCCCGTCCAGGTGGAAGCGGTTGCAGCCACCGGAGCAAGCCCGGCGCAGGTGCTGGACTACGCCATTATTCCCCAGATAATGCCTGCATTTGCAGGGATTTCCGTCTATCGTTGGGATATCAACATTCGCGAATCCACGGTGCTCGGGCTGGTTGGCGCTGGCGGCATAGGGTTGCAGCTGCAATCGTCGCTGAACATCCTTGCCTGGAATCAGGTGACGCTCATTCTGCTGATGATCCTGGCGACGGTCATCGCCAGCGAGTGGGTCAGCGCCAAGGTCCGCCACGCCATCATCTGAGCTCATTCTGCACCCTGCATCGGGTTCATCGGGAGCGCTTTCTGAGGCCGCGACATCGGAACGTGTCGGATTCGCATTCAACATCCATTCTCCGGCGCACGAATAAAGGGCGGAATTCCAGATGGAACTCCGCCCTTTGATGGATGTATTCTTGCCAGATTACCGTGCGATCATGGCGCGCAGCAGATCGGCGCTGCCCTCGGTATTGTGGCTCATGGAGTGCATGGCCTCGGCGAAGTGGATGAGTTGATGGATGTCCTTGAACTCCATGTCCGAGTTGTAGATCTGGATGACGATGGCGTCCTTGGCATGGCCGGTCTTCTTGTGCTGAGAGCGCACGTCGCGGATTTTGTTCTTGGTGCCGTTGCGGTCGTAGTGCTCTCCGTGAAGGAGGCCCACTGTGGATTCGAGCGCCGGCCGCAGGAGCTTTACCGTCTGCACGGATTCGGACACGAGATCCAGCAAACCTTGCTGGAATTGCTCGGGAATCGTCATCCGTCGCATGAGCAGCCAGTTCATGGCCACCTGGCCTTCGTCCAGGATGTTGTCCTGCATGCGCGTGTAGTTGAAGAAAATGGTCTTGTCCACGGGCATGAACAAACCGCGCGGCAAATGGTTGCGGATACTCCGCTTGATCTTGTCAGCCTTGTCCTCCAGTTCGTCCACCTCCAGGGACAATTCCTTGAACTCCCGGCAGACGCCGCCGCCGGCGATGTAGCAGACCAGGGATTCCTCGATGGGATCGCAACCCTGGGCGATTTTGTCGTAGTGCTCCAGAAGGCTCTTCAGCGGAGAGCGCGGAGAAACAAGTCCGAAAAACGGTATACGCAATGACATGGGAGCCTCCTCACAATCGGCGACGGCCGATGTCAATTCTCTCTAGGTCAGAGTCCATTTGAGTATCTGAAAAATCACGATACTCGTGAAAGCGGCAATAGGCACGGTGAGCACCCAGTATAGCACGATTTTGCCGAGTACGCGGAAGTCCACGGCGGCGAAGCCGCGCGCCAGCCCCACGCCCACCACGGAGCCGACAGCGGCATGGGTAGTGGAAACGGGCATGCCCAAGGACGACGCCGCCAGCACTGTGGAAGCCGCGCCGAAGTCCACGGCAAAGCCGCGGGTGTTGGTCAGCGTGGTGATGCGTTCGCCCACTGTGGCGATGACGCGGCGGCCCAGAAGGGCGATGCCCAGAGCGATACCGGCGCCGCCGATGATGAGCAGGAACAGCGGCACTTCCGCTTTAGGCAGCAGTTCGTGGTGCCTGGCGATCATGAAAATGGCGGCTACGGGACCGATGGCGTTGGCCACGTCGTTGGCCCCCTGGGACACGGCCACGTAGCAGGACGTACCGATCTGCATGCGGCGGAAAATACCCTCCACGCCGTCCACATCGCTGGTGAGCCTGGCGCAGAGGCGGTTGACGACGAGTTGCGCCGGAACCCACGCTGCTGCGCAGAAAAAGAGTATGATAGCCAGACGAACGATGAAGGACATTTCCAGCCCTTTTCCCATGGGCGTTTTGTACATGAAGGACATGCCCAGCAGGAACACTGTGAGCGCGATCCATCTCGGCGCCCATCGTCTGGCTCGTTCCAGCAGATCCGGTTTGGCGAGAATGCGCGAGCGGATAACCGAGAAAACCCCGTAGGCTATGAGGCCGCCGAAAAGTGGCGAGATGATCCAGGAAAGCACCACGCCGATCATCGTGTACCAATTGACCACACCGGGGCCGCCGGCCACGAGGCCGAAACCCAGAATGGCCCCCACTATGGAGTGCGTGGACGAGACCGGCAGCGAGGTGAGCGTGGCGATGAGCACCCAGATGCCCGCCGAGACAAGCGCTGCGAACATGCCCAGCATGACTATCGTGGGGTCGTCGATGACCGCAGGGTTGATGATTCCCTTACTGATGGTCGCGGTGACATGCGAGCCGAGGAAAACAGCGCCGACGAAGTTGAGAATGCCGGCGATGTAGACAGCTTGTTTGACGGTAATCGCACGCGCGCCTACGGCGGAGGCCATGGAGTTCGCAACGTCGTTGGCCCCCAGGTTGAAGGCCATGAGCAAGCCTGCGCCGACGGAAAGGACGAGAAAGATGTCGAAGAGCATGGGCCGGTTTATTGTCCCGTGTTGTTCGGAGTCGTTTGATGCGTGGTGTGGTGAGGCTTCGGAGTTGACTGCCTCCAAAGCCGAAAAGTATGAATCAGCTACAATCCACGCCCAGTCCGGTCAACAGGAAATTGTAACAGCTGGCATGAAATTGTAACAAACATCTTGTAGTTTTGGAAAAAAACAATACAGGCCAGGATCATGCCCAAATATTCATTTCGTTCCAAAATATTCGTTGCGTTTCTTTTTTTGGTACTGGCCTTTATGGTCCTCACCGTCCTGATTTATGGACAACGGATCGAATCGCAGCTCCAGAAAGAGACTGTGGAGCGCGCAAAACGGAACATCGATCTTGTCGCGCTTCTTCTGGAAGAACGCCGGGCCGCTCAGGAAACGGACGGCCTTGATCCCTGGATCTCCCGCATCGGGGCGCGGCTGGGGGTTCGCATCACATACATGGAAGATGGACGCGTCCTGGCAGACTCCAACGTGCCGAGCGCGGAAGTGCCGGACATGGAAGACCATTCCACTCGGCCCGAGGTCGTCCAGGCCCTTGAGCAGGCAGTCGGCATTGCCAAGCGCCACAGCGCGACTCTGAACAGGGACCTCATCTACGCGGCCAGGCAGGTGCCCGGCGGCGTGCTGCGTGTCGCTGTGCCCATGGCGGACGTGGAGGCCAGGCGTGCGGGCATGGTCTCGGCGTTGTTGTGGTCCATGCCTTTCGCCGTCCTTGCCGCGCTGGGCATCGGCTTTGTGCTGTCCCGCTCTCTCACCAGGTCCATAAGCCAGTTTTCGGAAGCGGCGCGGGCCATCGGGGAAGGGCGCTACGGGGACAGGCTCCGGGTATATCCCGGCAGCGAGTTCAAAACACTGGCAGATGCAGTCAACCGCATGGCCTCGGATATTCAGTCGCATATCAAGGAATTGCAGGATGAGCAGGGACAGCGGGCCGCGCTGTTCGACTCCCTGAGCGAGGGGGTGCTCGTCGTGGACAGCAGCGGGGCCATCCGCGACTGGAACCCGGCGTTCGCCCGAATGGTATCCGGCGAGACGCTCCTCAAAGGCAAGAGCCTTCTGGAGGTGATGCTTGAGCCGCGGCTGCAACGGCTCGTGGACGAAGTGATCAAGAATCCGGAGTACGATGGGAGACGGATGCTGAGTTTCCGGTATGGGGAGAGGGAACTCGAACTCATGGTGGAGCCGTTTCATGACGTGGCCCAAGAGCGCAAGATAGTTGTCGTGATGCGCGATATGACCGAACTGCGCCGGCTGGAGGCCATTCGCAGTGATTTTGTGGCCAATGTCTCCCACGAGATGCGAACGCCGCTCACCAATATCCGCGGCTACGCCGAAACATTGCAGGACATGGAGGGGCTGCCTGAATCCTGCGACCGGTTCATATCAGTCATCATAAAAAATGTCGGACAGATGACGCGCATCGTCTCCGACTTGCTGCAGCTCACCAGGCTGGAGCACGAGAGCGGCGCCATCGAGTCTTCATCGGTGCATGCTCCCACGGCGCTGAATGACGCCTTCTCCTCCCTGGAGTACGCGGCGCGTGAGAAGGGCGTGCGCATTGAACGGGACATTGCTCCGGATGCGGAATACGTCATGAGCGACCGACAGGGGCTGGAGACCGTTTTCCGCAACCTGCTGGACAACGCCGTCCGCCATAGCCCGGAGGGCGAGGTGGTCATTGTGCGCGGGGTGCGTGAGGGCGATGTCTGCGTCTATGAGGTTCGTGATTTCGGCGCGGGCGTGCCCAAGGGCCTCGAAGGGCGCATATTCGAGCGTTTCTACCGCGCTCCGGAGGTGCGCAACGCCCACAGGGGGGGCTCCGGCCTGGGGCTGGCCCTTTGCCACCACACCCTGCGCGCGCATGGCGGGTCCATCGAGGTGGTCGCTCCGGAAGACGGCGCAGGCGCCGTGTTCCGCTTTACGCTTCGGGCTGCGGACTCCGCTGAGGAAGGAGAGACGTCCCTCTCGTAATGCTGTGCTGCCGGCTGCACGTTTGGTTCACACGCCGGCGCGGCGGGTCAGAAAGTGGGCAAATGGCGCTTCGGAGTCGCCGCCGTCTTACGATGTGGACGCTTCAGGAGTCTTCTGCGTCTGCGGTCAGGTCGTCCTCGATGCATTCATTGGCCGTGTCGGAATCCTGTATGGGGCCGCTTTTTTCGTCGAGCGTCCGGGTGACCATATCGCGCAGGGCCTCCAGGTCCACGGGCTTTGCCAGATAGTTGTTCATGCCGGCATCCAGGAACCGTTGCTTGTCCCCGGCCATGGCGCAGGCGGTAAGGGCTATAATGGGCACTCCGCAGACGCGGGAGCCGGCCTCGCCGCGGCGGATGGCCATGGTGGCGGCCACGCCGTCCAGCACAGGCATCTGCACGTCCATGAGCACGCAGTCCACGGTAGATTTCGAAAGCACGTCGATGGCTTCCTGTCCGTTGCCGGCGGCGTACACTCCATACCCGAACATTTCGATCATCTTGCTGATGGAAAAAAGACTGACCTCATCGTCTTCCACGACGAGGACCGTGGGCTTCGTTCCGAATTCGCCCGGCTCTTCGCGCAGCGGCAACGCCTCTTCAGTGTCCTCCGGAATGCCAAAGGGGAGGGAGATATACATGGTGGTGCCGCGGTCGGGTGTGTTGTCAATGGCCATTTCGCCGTTCATCATCTGCACCAGGCGGCGTACGATGGAAAGGCCGAGCCCCGCGCCCTGATGTTTCCTGATATACGAGCCTTCGGCCTGAACAAAGGGGTCGAATATCTTCTTCAGGGCGTCGTCCGTGATGCCGGGACCTGTATCGTGTATCGAGAACAGCACGCGGAGTCTGGACGCATCGCCATATCGCAAAGGCGCGGCTTCAATCCGGACGCTTCCCTTTTCCGTGAACTTGACGGCATTGCCCGCAACATTGAACAGCACCTGGCGCAGTCGCGTCTCGTCGCCCACCAGGCTGGGCGGCATATCCTCTCGTACATGGAACGTCAGTGTCAGGCCCTTGCTTTTTGTTGTCAGCTCGAACACTTCCATGACGGAACTTTTGATTTCATCGATACCGAAAATGGATTCCTGCAGGCAGAGCTTGCCAGCCTCGATGCGGGAGAGGTCCAGAATGTCGGAGAGTAGATTTGTGAGCCGTTTTGACGATTTGATGGCAGTGCCGACATAGTCGAGCTGTTCATCGGACAGCTCAGTGGTTTCCAACAACTGGAGCATGCCCAGGACGCCGTTCAGCGGCGTGCGGATCTCGTGGCTCATGTTGGCGAGGAATTCGGATTTGGTGCGCGTCGCCGCCTCGGCCTGGTCTTTGGCCTTCATGAGCTGCTCTTCGCTTTCGCGCAGGCTGTCTTCCACTTTTTTGCGATATGCCACCTCCTCGCGCAGGCGGGCAGTGGCCTCCCCCAGTTCCATGGCCTGGCGTTCCGCCAGCAGAAGCTTCTCGTGCACCGACGATTCGTAATACTCGAACCGCAGCATATCCATCTGTCGGCGTATGATTCTGTTGTGCGCCTGTATGAGGTTGGCGTCCGGGACGCCGGTATGCGTCGCGTCCATCGGGAACGAACTGAAGACGTTTTTCGAAAAGTCGTCTTCCATCCGGGCCAGTTTCGCATGGGCGCCCCAATTGCCGTAACAGCTGTAGGCCTGCTGCCAGTATGTGAGCGCCGCCAGGTCGTTGCCCAGCGTTCTCCACAGCTGGGCGGCCCGCTCGTTGGCCAGGCCTTCCCATTGTTTGAACCCCGCTGCGCCGGCGCTTTCCACGGCCTGGTCGTACAGCGAGACGGCCTGCGCAGTGTGGCCCTGTATGCGCGCAGACTCGGCGCAGGCGAGCAGGTATTTGTGCTCGAAGTTCGCCGGGTTGTGCTCCGCCCAGGACCGGAACCTTTCGAGCGTGGCCTCCACCTCCGCGCTCCACGTATGCCGCATGGACGGCTCGGCGTGCTCGTACAGCCCGGTCATCACCAGCAGTTTTGCGAACAGGTGCTCGGGCCACGGCAGCAGCCCCTGAGTGCCCACGGTGTAGAGGATCGGGTCCGCCTCCTCCGCCAGTGTCAGGGCGCGTTCCAGATCACCCATGACCAGATGGTAGGACGTGCGCAGGACCTTGTAGATGCACAGGACCTGGATGTTGTGGCGGGACTCGACATTGCGCAGGAACTCCTGTTCGTTCCACTTGTCAGTGTCGCGCTGCCGTTCCGCAAGATCCCTGAAGGCGCTGATTCCGCCTTCGAGGAGGTCTATGGCCCACTGGTTCAGGCGGGTCCGGCTGAAATCGAGCGACTGCTCGGACTCCTTGATGAGCAAATCCAATGGCATGCCGCGGTAATAATTGCAGTACATGTTGTGGCCAAAGGCATAGGCTGCGTACTGCAGATTCCCGGAGCGCAGGCCGATGTCGTAGGCGTCGCCGTAGTCCTTGCTGCTGTGGGCCAGTGGATTGAACCAGAAACGGGCCGAGCTGCCGATCATCAGGTAGAACACGCTGATGTCCGAGGGCGAGTTGAACGTGCTGCTCATGAGCTTTTCCGCCAATGCCGTGAACTCGCGAGCCGTTTCGAAGTCGTTCCGCACCCAGATGAGCAGGCCGGCGAATGCCGTGTGGCTATAACCTATCTGGGGAAGATTGCCGTAGCGTATGGTGAGGTCGACCACCTTGGGGACAATTACGGACCAGAGCCGCTGGTGCGAGCGGTAGCAGGGGGGCCCCATGGTGATGAGCAGCTTTGTCGCCGTACGCATTTCCGGGTGGCTCATGACCGGCAGATCGAACAGGGAGGCGACGGAGCGTTCTTCGAGACTTATGAGCACGGCGGTGATCTTTCTGTCGCGTTCCGCCTCGTAATCGTCTTCGGGCAGAGTGATTCCCAGCATGGACAAGCCTTCCCGGCCGGCTGCAATGGCCTCGGCGTACCTGGCCAGCAGTGTGTACTGCACGATGAGCGCGTTCAAGGCCTCGGCTTTGTCCACATCGGAATCCGCATGGGCCACGGCCGTGCGGATGTGCTGTTGGGCAATGTGCTGGTCGCCCTCCAGAAACTCGGTTTCCGACCACTCCTTGTACAGGCTCAGGGCGAGGTCGTTGTGTTCCCGCCACATGAAGGCTGAAAAATCGGCGTTCTCGAAGAAGCTGCCGGCGGCGCGGTGGTACTGCAGGGCGGAGTCGTATGCGATGGCAGTCCTGGCCTTGCGGGCGGCATTCACGTTGAGCCGCACCAGCGCCATTTTTTCGGCGGTGTCGGCAATGAACTCCATGCCGGCGTTCAGGTGCTCCGTGACCTCGAAGATGCGCTCCTGGAGTACATCCGGTTCGAGTTTCTGGAGGAGCAGCCTGCCAATGTACGCCTGCACCTGCGGCAGCATGTCTTCATCTATCAGGCTGTGCGCAGCCTGCTGAACTCGGTCGTGAACGAACATGAGTTCCGCGTGTCCGGTGCCGCCGCTTTTGGCATGGGGGTTAACAGGGATGAGGAGTCCCTGG
This genomic window from Oceanidesulfovibrio indonesiensis contains:
- a CDS encoding AAA family ATPase, whose product is MSLQANVSTTSHRQLRLPHTLLGRDEDLARVLDAFEQASIGKGHMLLVPGHSGVGKTALVQQASLFIRERNGIFCQGKFNQYQRGVPYFAIRQALTQLCDIILNTDSPLQEQLRATVLNAIGEQGQLLVDLAPAFESFLGKQPPVPEINPLEARHRFAAVIRNFLRVLSRPETPIVIFIDDWQWADVASLDLIKHLGLGSSLRYFLLIAAYRDNEVDASHPFTNLMGDLTRQSVPQSTLNVRNLELQDVSQFLAEALTPKIQAGTELARVVHSHTQGNPFFMRAFLNFIHDYGLVRHDRNSQTWTWSQKEFSNTSLPNDVVDLFARMFSFLPSGKQDLLARAACLGNRFDLDLLAIVNQTTPEQCRELLQDELDQGLLIPVNPHAKSGGTGHAELMFVHDRVQQAAHSLIDEDMLPQVQAYIGRLLLQKLEPDVLQERIFEVTEHLNAGMEFIADTAEKMALVRLNVNAARKARTAIAYDSALQYHRAAGSFFENADFSAFMWREHNDLALSLYKEWSETEFLEGDQHIAQQHIRTAVAHADSDVDKAEALNALIVQYTLLARYAEAIAAGREGLSMLGITLPEDDYEAERDRKITAVLISLEERSVASLFDLPVMSHPEMRTATKLLITMGPPCYRSHQRLWSVIVPKVVDLTIRYGNLPQIGYSHTAFAGLLIWVRNDFETAREFTALAEKLMSSTFNSPSDISVFYLMIGSSARFWFNPLAHSSKDYGDAYDIGLRSGNLQYAAYAFGHNMYCNYYRGMPLDLLIKESEQSLDFSRTRLNQWAIDLLEGGISAFRDLAERQRDTDKWNEQEFLRNVESRHNIQVLCIYKVLRTSYHLVMGDLERALTLAEEADPILYTVGTQGLLPWPEHLFAKLLVMTGLYEHAEPSMRHTWSAEVEATLERFRSWAEHNPANFEHKYLLACAESARIQGHTAQAVSLYDQAVESAGAAGFKQWEGLANERAAQLWRTLGNDLAALTYWQQAYSCYGNWGAHAKLARMEDDFSKNVFSSFPMDATHTGVPDANLIQAHNRIIRRQMDMLRFEYYESSVHEKLLLAERQAMELGEATARLREEVAYRKKVEDSLRESEEQLMKAKDQAEAATRTKSEFLANMSHEIRTPLNGVLGMLQLLETTELSDEQLDYVGTAIKSSKRLTNLLSDILDLSRIEAGKLCLQESIFGIDEIKSSVMEVFELTTKSKGLTLTFHVREDMPPSLVGDETRLRQVLFNVAGNAVKFTEKGSVRIEAAPLRYGDASRLRVLFSIHDTGPGITDDALKKIFDPFVQAEGSYIRKHQGAGLGLSIVRRLVQMMNGEMAIDNTPDRGTTMYISLPFGIPEDTEEALPLREEPGEFGTKPTVLVVEDDEVSLFSISKMIEMFGYGVYAAGNGQEAIDVLSKSTVDCVLMDVQMPVLDGVAATMAIRRGEAGSRVCGVPIIALTACAMAGDKQRFLDAGMNNYLAKPVDLEALRDMVTRTLDEKSGPIQDSDTANECIEDDLTADAEDS